In Kitasatospora gansuensis, a genomic segment contains:
- a CDS encoding phospholipid scramblase-related protein, with the protein MSQNTNTPDIAGQPTAPAGDSAKVQRQVQRQAGVAPVTGGGGTLFSEPVLVVNQKAKLIELTNEYAVFDQQGATLGSVVQVGQSGLRKIVRLLFSIDQYLTHKLEIRDAQGAPALLLTRPAKFIKSRVIVQRPDGQEVGQIVQQNAIGKINFALEVGGRKVGAVKAENWRAWNFSIVDETDTEIARITKTWEGLAKTMFTTADNYVLQIHRPLAEPLISLVVATALTVDTALKQDARGLG; encoded by the coding sequence ATGTCCCAGAACACGAACACCCCGGATATCGCCGGGCAGCCGACCGCCCCGGCCGGCGACTCCGCCAAGGTCCAGCGTCAGGTGCAGCGGCAGGCGGGCGTAGCACCGGTCACCGGTGGCGGCGGCACTCTTTTCTCCGAGCCGGTCCTGGTGGTGAACCAGAAGGCCAAGCTGATCGAGCTGACCAACGAGTACGCGGTCTTCGACCAGCAGGGCGCCACGCTGGGCTCGGTGGTCCAGGTCGGCCAGAGCGGTCTGCGCAAGATCGTGCGACTGCTCTTCTCCATCGACCAGTACCTGACCCACAAGCTGGAGATCCGCGACGCCCAGGGCGCCCCGGCGCTGCTGCTGACCCGCCCGGCGAAGTTCATCAAGTCGCGGGTGATCGTGCAGCGTCCGGACGGCCAGGAGGTCGGCCAGATCGTCCAGCAGAACGCCATCGGGAAGATCAACTTCGCGCTGGAGGTCGGCGGCCGGAAGGTCGGCGCCGTCAAGGCGGAGAACTGGCGGGCCTGGAACTTCTCCATCGTCGACGAGACGGACACCGAGATCGCCCGGATCACCAAGACCTGGGAAGGCCTGGCGAAGACGATGTTCACCACGGCCGACAACTACGTGCTCCAGATCCACCGCCCGCTCGCCGAGCCGCTGATCAGCCTGGTCGTGGCGACCGCGCTGACCGTGGACACCGCGCTGAAGCAGGACGCCCGCGGTCTCGGTTAG
- a CDS encoding PIG-L family deacetylase — MVDRPLTLMAVHAHPDDEATGTGGVLARYAAEGIRTVLVTCTDGGCGDGPGGVKPGDPGHDPAAVAAIRRQELEASCEVLKISHLELLEYADSGMMGWPTNDAPGSFWQAPVAEGAARLAALLRQYRPDVVVTYDENGFYGHPDHIQANRITMAALELTDLTPKVYWTTVPFSTMRRFGEAMRELGGDEEQPESEEAVDFSDIGLPDEEISTWVDTAAFAGQKFDALAAHASQGENIFFLKMGLERFTDLMGVETFVRVRDTTDAALPEDDLFAGLR; from the coding sequence ATGGTTGACCGGCCCTTGACACTGATGGCAGTGCACGCCCACCCCGACGACGAGGCCACGGGGACGGGCGGTGTCCTGGCGCGCTACGCCGCCGAGGGCATCCGCACGGTCCTCGTCACGTGTACCGACGGCGGTTGCGGTGACGGGCCGGGAGGCGTGAAGCCCGGGGACCCCGGGCACGATCCGGCGGCCGTCGCGGCGATACGCCGTCAGGAACTCGAGGCGAGCTGTGAGGTGCTGAAGATCAGTCACCTGGAGCTGCTGGAGTACGCCGACTCCGGAATGATGGGCTGGCCGACCAACGACGCGCCCGGTTCGTTCTGGCAGGCCCCGGTGGCGGAGGGTGCCGCCCGTCTCGCCGCACTGCTGCGGCAGTACCGGCCCGACGTGGTCGTGACCTACGACGAGAACGGCTTCTACGGCCACCCCGACCACATCCAGGCGAACCGCATCACCATGGCGGCGCTGGAGCTGACCGACCTGACGCCGAAGGTGTACTGGACCACGGTGCCGTTCTCGACGATGCGGCGGTTCGGCGAGGCCATGCGCGAGCTCGGCGGGGACGAGGAGCAGCCGGAGTCGGAGGAGGCCGTCGACTTCTCCGACATCGGGCTCCCCGACGAGGAGATCAGCACCTGGGTGGACACCGCCGCGTTCGCCGGCCAGAAGTTCGACGCCCTGGCCGCACACGCCAGCCAGGGCGAGAACATCTTCTTCCTGAAGATGGGCCTGGAGCGGTTCACCGACCTGATGGGCGTGGAGACCTTCGTCCGGGTCCGGGACACCACCGACGCGGCGCTGCCCGAGGACGACCTCTTCGCCGGACTGCGCTGA
- a CDS encoding serine/threonine-protein kinase, with protein MTTGGPGAQLVDGRFELLERLGGGGMGLVWRARDIVLQREVALKEVRPQDPAMLAADPAAAFELRERVLREAQALARLQHPNVVIIYHIVDTAELAHPWLVMELVTGGSLHDRINQGALSPQQAARVGRGVLSALRAAHAAGIQHRDVKPANVLMRTDGTPVLTDFGIAALSETTSLTATGSLIGSPEYIAPERIRGHEGNPSSDLWSLGMMLYVAVEGHHPLRRATSFATLAAVLDEPLPPPVRSGPLGPTLMALLARDPAVRPDASQLDRLLAAAEQGIDGTVGGGSVFSPTQSSDSVPYTPTQLTGTVPQPAGPADKVPPGYDTGGHQPEQRPTTRRRTGPVLAAVAGVAVVGLLGWSLSQGTLKFGNPDATGSSPQVTGTAPALTPATTSTTPKAAPSVAAAKDLLTPNGARALVDAIRAATGSTTITDLTVYPDYASAKVVNKDNPKHYDTVDYRNGKATSKPGGSVDSTKTVDLTKIDWNQLPTVLPKAQTELGVANPKSRYLIITYGWFADEITIRYYLSDDYGGGYLTAGATGKVLKVVKSG; from the coding sequence ATGACTACAGGGGGGCCGGGCGCCCAGCTCGTCGACGGCCGGTTCGAGTTGCTCGAGCGGCTCGGTGGCGGCGGCATGGGTCTGGTCTGGCGGGCCCGGGACATCGTGCTGCAGCGTGAGGTCGCGCTCAAGGAGGTCCGCCCGCAGGACCCGGCGATGCTCGCCGCCGACCCGGCCGCGGCCTTCGAGCTGCGCGAGCGGGTGCTGCGCGAGGCCCAGGCGCTGGCCAGGCTCCAGCACCCCAATGTGGTGATCATCTATCACATCGTGGACACCGCCGAACTCGCCCACCCCTGGCTGGTGATGGAGCTGGTGACCGGCGGCTCGCTGCACGACCGGATCAACCAGGGCGCACTCTCGCCCCAGCAGGCCGCCCGGGTCGGCCGCGGCGTGCTCTCCGCGCTGCGCGCCGCCCACGCCGCCGGCATCCAGCACCGCGACGTCAAGCCCGCCAACGTGCTGATGCGCACCGACGGCACCCCGGTGCTGACCGACTTCGGCATCGCCGCGCTGAGCGAGACGACCAGCCTGACCGCGACCGGCTCGCTGATCGGCTCGCCCGAGTACATCGCCCCGGAGCGGATCCGCGGCCACGAGGGCAATCCCTCCTCCGACCTCTGGTCGCTCGGCATGATGCTGTACGTCGCCGTGGAGGGCCACCACCCGCTGCGCCGCGCCACCAGCTTCGCGACCCTGGCCGCCGTCCTGGACGAGCCGCTCCCGCCGCCGGTGCGCTCGGGCCCGCTCGGCCCCACGCTGATGGCGCTGCTGGCCCGCGACCCGGCCGTCCGGCCCGACGCCTCCCAGCTCGACCGCCTGCTCGCCGCGGCCGAGCAGGGCATCGACGGGACCGTCGGCGGCGGGTCGGTCTTCTCGCCCACCCAGTCGAGCGACAGCGTCCCGTACACGCCGACCCAGCTCACCGGCACGGTGCCCCAACCCGCCGGCCCCGCTGACAAGGTGCCGCCCGGGTACGACACCGGCGGGCACCAGCCGGAGCAGCGCCCGACCACCCGCCGGCGCACCGGCCCGGTCTTGGCGGCGGTGGCCGGCGTGGCAGTGGTCGGCCTGCTGGGTTGGTCGCTCAGCCAGGGGACGCTGAAGTTCGGCAACCCCGACGCCACCGGCTCTTCCCCCCAAGTCACCGGCACCGCCCCTGCCTTGACCCCCGCCACCACCAGCACCACCCCCAAGGCCGCGCCCTCCGTCGCCGCCGCCAAGGACCTGCTCACCCCGAACGGCGCCCGCGCCCTGGTCGACGCGATCCGCGCGGCCACCGGCAGCACCACGATCACCGATCTGACGGTCTATCCGGACTACGCCAGCGCCAAGGTGGTGAACAAGGACAACCCCAAGCACTACGACACCGTCGACTACCGCAACGGCAAGGCCACCAGCAAGCCCGGCGGCTCCGTCGACAGCACCAAGACGGTGGACCTCACCAAGATCGACTGGAACCAGCTCCCGACGGTGCTGCCCAAGGCCCAGACCGAGCTCGGTGTCGCCAACCCCAAGTCGCGCTACCTGATCATCACTTACGGCTGGTTCGCCGACGAGATCACCATCCGGTACTACCTCTCGGACGACTACGGCGGCGGTTACCTCACCGCGGGCGCCACCGGCAAGGTGCTCAAGGTGGTCAAGTCCGGCTGA
- a CDS encoding L,D-transpeptidase, with translation MNRLGKAVMAGIGVGVLMCTAACSGSGGDGGSADGASAKAAVSAAKISVEPANGATDVKPGSGLKVSVAEGKLTKVTVTDQTGKQVPGALLPDNSGWAPSAGLAVASRYTVHVEAADAKGTATSTDSSFATLTPAKEAGPHDNIVDGSTYGVGMIVRLEFKEDVKDKAAVEKAVTFETSDGAPVKGHWFNNRWVDFRPETFWKSGSKVTVHYRLKSIEVAPGVYGGIDSDQTFTVGRDKRSTVDAATHQMTVEKDGRVVETIPISTGASSPKSWNAYNGTMAVMERKESEVMDSSTVPGLEGSDYKHPVPHSLRLTTSGTYVHGNNWSDASVFGRENVSHGCVGLQDTVGDKGSPDSPAGKFFADSIVGDVVTIKNSVGEPVNPSNGYSGWNVPWSKW, from the coding sequence ATGAACAGGCTGGGCAAGGCCGTCATGGCCGGGATCGGTGTCGGCGTGCTGATGTGCACGGCGGCATGCAGCGGCAGTGGCGGTGACGGCGGGTCGGCTGACGGTGCGTCGGCGAAGGCCGCGGTGTCCGCCGCCAAGATCAGCGTGGAGCCGGCCAACGGCGCCACGGACGTCAAACCGGGCAGTGGGCTGAAGGTTTCGGTGGCGGAAGGCAAGCTGACCAAGGTCACCGTCACGGACCAGACCGGCAAGCAGGTGCCCGGCGCACTGCTGCCGGACAACAGCGGCTGGGCCCCGTCGGCGGGCCTGGCGGTCGCCTCCCGGTACACGGTGCACGTCGAGGCGGCCGACGCCAAGGGCACGGCGACCAGCACCGACAGCTCCTTCGCCACGCTCACCCCCGCCAAGGAGGCCGGTCCGCACGACAACATCGTCGACGGCTCCACCTACGGCGTCGGCATGATCGTTCGGCTGGAGTTCAAGGAGGACGTCAAGGACAAGGCCGCCGTCGAGAAGGCCGTCACCTTCGAGACCTCGGACGGCGCTCCGGTCAAGGGCCACTGGTTCAACAACCGCTGGGTCGACTTCCGGCCCGAGACGTTCTGGAAGTCCGGCAGCAAGGTCACCGTCCACTACCGGCTGAAGAGCATCGAGGTCGCACCCGGCGTCTACGGAGGCATCGACAGCGACCAGACCTTCACGGTGGGCCGCGACAAGCGCAGCACCGTCGATGCCGCCACGCACCAGATGACCGTGGAGAAGGACGGCCGCGTCGTCGAGACCATCCCGATCAGCACCGGCGCCAGCTCCCCGAAGTCGTGGAACGCCTACAACGGCACCATGGCCGTCATGGAGCGGAAGGAGTCGGAGGTGATGGACTCCTCCACCGTTCCCGGCCTGGAGGGCAGCGACTACAAGCACCCCGTCCCGCACTCGCTGCGCCTGACCACCTCGGGCACGTACGTGCACGGCAACAACTGGTCCGACGCCAGCGTGTTCGGCCGCGAGAACGTCAGCCACGGCTGCGTCGGCCTGCAGGACACCGTGGGCGACAAGGGGAGTCCGGACTCACCGGCCGGCAAGTTCTTCGCCGACTCCATCGTCGGGGACGTCGTGACGATCAAGAACTCCGTCGGCGAACCGGTCAATCCCTCGAACGGCTACAGCGGTTGGAACGTCCCCTGGAGCAAGTGGTAG
- a CDS encoding MFS transporter: protein MPTGFGRLWTAQTVSSLGDGVSHAALPLLALTLTRDPMALAVVTAAGTLPWLLFGVLGGALVDRWDRRRTMWVTDAARAVLLAIPAAAAALDALSIPLLAAVAFLLGLGGIFFDTAATAYLPDLLGRDPALLERANSRLRSAQTAASGFAGPPAGSALLALGRAVPLLADAVSFALSALLVRSLPAAPRPVPEARESLLRQARAGASYVFRDQLLLGLALRPAVGNIAFLAVETVLALFAHDRLGVGSFGFGLLLTAEATGGLLGAGIASFLGRRLGTGTALTCTAAVEGLAILGLAAAPNPYVAGLALAVCGAGMGATMVLGPSLRQAIVPAHLMGRVASTSRMLGMCAAPFGAFLGGWLATTYDVRTPLYTAAGLLLAMTAVTATMTSNRRVEAALRSGADAHPAAVGAEFVAS, encoded by the coding sequence TTGCCGACCGGGTTCGGACGGCTGTGGACGGCGCAGACGGTGTCCTCGCTCGGTGACGGGGTGTCACATGCCGCACTGCCGCTGCTCGCGCTGACGTTGACGCGGGATCCGATGGCGCTCGCCGTCGTCACGGCCGCCGGGACGCTGCCGTGGCTGCTGTTCGGGGTCCTCGGTGGTGCGCTGGTGGACCGCTGGGACCGTCGGCGCACGATGTGGGTCACGGACGCGGCCCGCGCGGTGCTGCTCGCGATACCGGCGGCCGCCGCCGCGCTCGACGCGCTGAGCATTCCGCTGCTGGCGGCCGTCGCGTTCCTGCTCGGCCTCGGCGGGATCTTCTTCGACACGGCCGCCACGGCCTATCTGCCGGACCTGCTCGGCCGCGACCCCGCGCTCCTGGAGCGCGCCAACTCCCGCCTGCGCAGCGCCCAGACCGCCGCGTCCGGCTTCGCCGGGCCGCCCGCAGGCAGCGCCCTGCTCGCGCTCGGGCGGGCGGTCCCGCTGCTCGCCGACGCGGTCTCGTTCGCGCTCTCCGCACTGCTCGTACGGTCGCTGCCGGCCGCGCCCAGGCCCGTACCGGAGGCCCGTGAGTCGCTGCTGCGGCAGGCGCGGGCCGGTGCCTCGTACGTGTTCCGGGATCAGTTGCTGCTCGGGCTCGCGCTGCGTCCGGCGGTCGGGAACATCGCCTTCCTCGCCGTGGAGACGGTGCTCGCCCTCTTCGCGCACGACCGGCTCGGTGTCGGCAGCTTCGGCTTCGGCCTGCTGCTCACCGCGGAGGCCACCGGTGGCCTGCTCGGCGCGGGCATCGCCTCCTTCCTCGGCCGACGACTCGGCACCGGCACCGCGCTGACCTGCACGGCCGCGGTCGAAGGGCTCGCCATCCTGGGCCTGGCCGCCGCCCCGAACCCGTACGTGGCCGGCCTCGCGCTCGCCGTCTGCGGCGCGGGCATGGGCGCCACGATGGTGCTCGGCCCGTCCCTGCGGCAGGCGATCGTCCCCGCCCACCTGATGGGCCGGGTCGCCTCCACCTCCCGGATGCTCGGCATGTGCGCCGCCCCGTTCGGCGCCTTCCTCGGCGGCTGGCTGGCCACGACCTACGACGTACGCACCCCGCTCTACACCGCCGCCGGCCTCCTCCTCGCGATGACCGCCGTCACCGCGACCATGACCAGCAACCGCCGGGTCGAGGCAGCGCTGCGATCCGGAGCGGACGCACACCCGGCAGCGGTCGGCGCCGAGTTCGTCGCATCGTGA
- a CDS encoding ArsR/SmtB family transcription factor — translation MPTDDLPEAFHVSTDEQLRAVSNLTRHRIMAVLRFEPATITQIAERVGLAKGSSSYHVRLLERAGLVKVVRTRKVRGVTERYYAMAARSIVLPDPGEGGPDVLMRHAVADLEASPVDGERHVRMAHLRLTEEQFAELGARLQALTDEYRELSDPALPDASLVFALFHPAPRRQVEGDSK, via the coding sequence ATGCCCACCGATGATCTTCCCGAGGCGTTCCACGTCTCCACCGACGAGCAGCTACGCGCCGTCTCCAATCTCACGCGCCACCGGATCATGGCCGTGCTCCGCTTCGAGCCTGCGACGATCACTCAGATCGCCGAGCGGGTGGGCCTGGCGAAGGGGAGTTCCAGCTACCACGTACGGCTGCTGGAGCGGGCCGGCCTGGTCAAGGTGGTGCGGACGCGGAAGGTCCGGGGGGTCACCGAGCGGTACTACGCCATGGCCGCGCGGTCGATTGTGCTGCCGGATCCGGGCGAGGGCGGGCCTGATGTGCTGATGCGGCACGCGGTGGCCGACCTGGAGGCATCGCCGGTGGACGGCGAGCGGCACGTGCGGATGGCGCACCTGCGGCTCACCGAGGAGCAGTTCGCGGAGCTGGGGGCGCGGCTGCAGGCGCTGACGGACGAGTACCGGGAGTTGTCCGATCCGGCACTGCCGGACGCCTCGCTGGTCTTCGCACTGTTCCACCCGGCACCGCGCCGGCAGGTTGAGGGGGACTCCAAGTGA